In a genomic window of Myxococcales bacterium:
- a CDS encoding RNA methyltransferase: MRKLRPPQPKPGPRHVPRVDDDAAAVLAPGPDAIDRMIARLGPATVIDALAPMVSAERAARIDLVLAARLASVVGVVEDVYDPFNGAAVIRTSEALGLHGLHVIETGLRFQAAKGITRGCHRWMAIERWPSARACVDALHGRGFAVYATTPGADHTIDTVDVGRPIAVVFGNEHAGLPAATVAACDGTIALPMHGFTQSYNLSVSAALALAQLAGRRRAVLGATGDLPGDQIHALRARWFALKVRGAVGMVERIVAGETRPGVATQPHSRDNT, from the coding sequence ATGCGCAAGCTCCGGCCACCGCAGCCCAAGCCCGGTCCGCGGCACGTGCCCCGGGTCGACGACGACGCGGCGGCCGTGCTGGCGCCGGGGCCCGACGCGATCGATCGCATGATCGCGCGGCTCGGTCCGGCGACGGTGATCGACGCGCTCGCGCCGATGGTGTCGGCCGAGCGCGCGGCCCGCATCGACCTTGTGCTGGCGGCGCGCCTGGCCAGCGTCGTCGGCGTGGTCGAGGACGTCTACGATCCGTTCAACGGCGCCGCGGTGATCCGCACGTCCGAGGCCCTCGGGCTCCACGGCCTGCACGTGATCGAGACCGGGCTGCGGTTCCAGGCCGCCAAGGGCATCACCCGCGGCTGCCACCGCTGGATGGCGATCGAGCGCTGGCCGAGCGCGCGCGCGTGCGTCGACGCGCTCCACGGCCGCGGCTTCGCGGTCTACGCGACGACGCCCGGCGCCGACCACACGATCGACACCGTCGACGTCGGCCGGCCGATCGCGGTGGTCTTCGGCAACGAGCACGCCGGGCTGCCGGCGGCGACGGTGGCCGCGTGCGACGGGACGATCGCCCTGCCGATGCACGGGTTCACCCAGAGCTACAACCTGTCGGTGTCGGCGGCCCTGGCCCTGGCGCAGCTGGCCGGGCGCCGGCGCGCGGTCCTGGGCGCCACCGGCGACCTGCCGGGCGACCAGATCCACGCCCTGCGGGCCCGCTGGTTCGCCCTCAAGGTCCGCGGCGCGGTCGGCATGGTCGAGCGGATCGTGGCAGGCGAGACACGGCCGGGTGTGGCCACACAGCCGCATTCGCGCGATAACACCTGA
- the typA gene encoding translational GTPase TypA: MTAQMNIRNVAIIAHVDHGKTTLVDGLLRCAGTFRTGEVVAERAMDSNDIERERGITILSKCTSVTWKGTRINLVDTPGHADFGGEVERVLGMVDAVLLVVDAYEGPMPQTRFVTQKAFEMGLSTLVVINKIDRAGVEPEKVMDPVFDLFVSLGATEHQLDFPVIYASGREGFAIRDINDERKDLAPLLDMIIEKVPPPEGDPDGPLCMQVATLDYDDFLGYMAIGRMRAGSAKVGDRVLLAHRDGSKEEFRIQKVLGFQGLKRFELAVASAGDVCAVTGMSELNVGETITSIQSPTVLPLLKIDAPTISMNFRVNDGPFAGKEGKFVTSRNIRERLHRETKSNVALRVEDTKEASVFKVSGRGELHLSVLIETMRREGYELCVSQPQVISKVGPKGELLEPYEHAVIDLDERYTGPVIEELGRRLGQMKEMRPSGTGRIRLEYRIPSRGLIGYRSQFMTDTRGTGVLYTQLDDYDVWAGGLRSRVNGVLIANEIGETNAYALYTLQDRGQLFVGTQVSVYGGMIVGIHARDNDLVVNPNKAKKLTNIRSAGADEKLILAPPRQVTLESALEFINDDELVEVTPSNIRLRKSILDHNFRKRAEKTAEAGEPDDD; this comes from the coding sequence ATGACCGCTCAGATGAACATCCGCAACGTCGCCATCATCGCCCACGTCGACCACGGCAAGACCACGCTGGTCGACGGGCTGCTCCGATGCGCCGGCACGTTCCGCACCGGCGAGGTCGTCGCCGAGCGCGCCATGGACTCCAACGACATCGAGCGGGAGCGCGGCATCACGATCCTCTCGAAGTGCACCTCGGTCACCTGGAAGGGGACGCGGATCAACCTCGTCGACACCCCCGGCCACGCCGACTTCGGCGGCGAGGTCGAGCGCGTGCTCGGCATGGTCGACGCGGTGCTGCTGGTGGTCGACGCCTACGAGGGCCCGATGCCGCAGACGCGGTTCGTGACCCAGAAGGCGTTCGAGATGGGCCTGTCGACCCTGGTCGTGATCAACAAGATCGATCGCGCCGGCGTCGAGCCCGAGAAGGTCATGGACCCGGTCTTCGACCTGTTCGTGTCGCTGGGCGCGACCGAGCACCAGCTCGACTTCCCGGTGATCTACGCGTCGGGCCGCGAGGGCTTCGCCATCCGCGACATCAACGACGAGCGCAAGGACCTGGCGCCCTTGCTCGACATGATCATCGAGAAGGTGCCGCCGCCCGAGGGCGACCCCGACGGGCCGCTGTGCATGCAGGTGGCCACGCTCGACTACGACGACTTCCTCGGCTACATGGCGATCGGCCGGATGCGCGCCGGCTCGGCCAAGGTCGGCGACCGCGTGTTGCTGGCCCACCGCGACGGCTCCAAGGAGGAGTTCCGGATCCAGAAGGTGCTGGGCTTCCAGGGCCTCAAGCGGTTCGAGCTGGCGGTGGCCTCGGCCGGCGACGTGTGCGCGGTCACCGGCATGAGCGAGCTCAACGTCGGCGAGACGATCACGTCGATCCAGAGCCCGACGGTCCTGCCGCTGCTCAAGATCGACGCGCCGACGATCTCGATGAACTTCCGGGTCAACGACGGCCCGTTCGCCGGCAAGGAGGGCAAGTTCGTCACCAGCCGCAACATCCGCGAGCGCCTGCACCGCGAGACCAAGAGCAACGTCGCGCTCCGGGTCGAGGACACCAAGGAGGCCAGCGTCTTCAAGGTGTCGGGCCGCGGCGAGCTGCACCTGTCGGTGCTGATCGAGACGATGCGCCGCGAGGGCTACGAGCTGTGCGTGTCGCAGCCCCAGGTCATCTCGAAGGTCGGCCCCAAGGGCGAGCTGCTCGAGCCGTACGAGCACGCGGTGATCGATCTCGACGAGCGCTACACCGGCCCGGTGATCGAGGAGCTCGGCCGCCGGCTGGGCCAGATGAAGGAGATGCGCCCGAGCGGCACCGGCCGGATCCGGCTCGAGTACCGGATCCCGTCGCGCGGCCTGATCGGCTACCGCTCGCAGTTCATGACCGACACCCGCGGCACCGGCGTGCTCTACACCCAGCTCGACGACTACGACGTCTGGGCCGGCGGCCTGCGCAGCCGGGTCAACGGCGTGCTGATCGCCAACGAGATCGGCGAGACCAACGCCTACGCGCTGTACACGCTCCAGGATCGTGGCCAGCTGTTCGTCGGCACCCAGGTCTCGGTCTACGGCGGCATGATCGTCGGCATCCACGCCCGCGACAACGACCTCGTGGTCAACCCCAACAAGGCCAAGAAGCTCACCAACATCCGGTCGGCCGGCGCCGACGAGAAGTTGATCCTGGCGCCGCCGCGGCAGGTCACGCTCGAGAGCGCGCTCGAGTTCATCAACGACGACGAGCTGGTCGAGGTCACGCCCAGCAACATCCGCCTGCGCAAGTCGATCCTCGATCACAACTTCCGCAAGCGGGCCGAGAAGACCGCCGAGGCCGGCGAGCCCGACGACGACTGA
- a CDS encoding 4-alpha-glucanotransferase: MTPLAALAAAVGVDTAYVGWRGAPVSASPEALAAVLAALGHDVRNPDETRRAVERARWGEVVPPVLVAWDGVAVVVPARVPAEVDAAWRLELTTEGGADASADGHLFAAPARDHAWPAVMGGRVHCVRELRLAIPDGACGYHRLRWQIGQASGEALVIAAPMAAWGAPGTVPPRWGVFAPLHAVRTATSGQTGDLAVLRQLVAAVAARGGHYVATLPLLAAFLDEPCQESPYSPASRLYWNELYADVGAALPAATPGALVDYRAQYAAKRAQLATVAAAAWADPVQRVELEGAAHGALLDYALFRALGERARAPWSRWAPELQALAAPTALTDVAPDLLDGVRFHVWAQRHMSHQLLQIKKVAGGGGLYLDLPVGVNGDAYEVWRHRDRFVQELAAGAPPDALFLGGQDWGLPPLHPAHDRAAGYGYLRACVATHMRHASMLRIDHVMGLYRLYCVPRGFAATDGAYLRYRADELYAIFTLESHRHQCALAGEDLGIVPPEVRPALRRHGIARLYVGQFAMPGKVGQAMATPADDQVASLNTHDTPTFAGWWRGGDLDDQRDLGLIDDAARARGLAERAATRAALLGGVDDPSDVGAAAAMTACTRALAASPAHLVLVTVEDLWLERANQNVPGTSTERPNWRRPWARALEDVLADPAVNAALDAVAAARPGPDAAPRQR, from the coding sequence GTGACCCCGCTGGCGGCGCTGGCCGCGGCGGTGGGGGTCGACACGGCCTACGTCGGTTGGCGCGGGGCGCCGGTGTCGGCGAGCCCCGAGGCGCTGGCGGCGGTGCTCGCCGCGCTGGGGCACGACGTCCGGAATCCGGACGAGACCCGGCGCGCGGTCGAGCGGGCGCGGTGGGGCGAGGTGGTGCCGCCGGTGCTGGTGGCGTGGGACGGCGTGGCCGTGGTGGTGCCGGCGCGGGTGCCGGCCGAGGTCGATGCGGCGTGGCGCCTCGAGCTGACCACCGAGGGCGGCGCCGACGCGTCGGCCGACGGGCACCTGTTCGCGGCGCCGGCGCGCGACCACGCGTGGCCGGCGGTGATGGGCGGCCGCGTCCACTGCGTCCGCGAGCTGCGCCTCGCGATCCCGGACGGCGCGTGCGGCTACCACCGGTTGCGCTGGCAGATCGGCCAGGCCTCGGGCGAGGCCCTGGTGATCGCCGCGCCGATGGCGGCGTGGGGCGCGCCGGGCACGGTGCCGCCGCGCTGGGGGGTCTTCGCGCCGCTGCACGCGGTCCGGACCGCGACCTCGGGGCAGACCGGGGACCTCGCGGTGCTGCGCCAGCTCGTGGCCGCGGTCGCCGCGCGCGGCGGGCACTACGTCGCGACCTTGCCGTTGCTGGCGGCGTTCCTCGACGAGCCGTGCCAGGAGAGCCCGTACTCCCCGGCCAGCCGGCTGTACTGGAACGAGCTCTACGCCGACGTCGGCGCGGCCTTGCCCGCGGCCACGCCCGGCGCGCTGGTCGATTACCGCGCGCAGTACGCCGCCAAGCGTGCGCAGCTGGCGACGGTGGCGGCGGCCGCGTGGGCCGATCCGGTCCAGCGGGTGGAGCTCGAGGGCGCGGCCCACGGCGCGCTGCTCGACTACGCGCTGTTCCGGGCGCTCGGCGAGCGGGCCCGGGCGCCGTGGTCGCGCTGGGCGCCCGAGCTGCAAGCGCTCGCGGCGCCGACCGCGCTGACCGACGTCGCGCCCGATCTGCTGGACGGCGTGCGGTTCCACGTCTGGGCCCAGCGTCACATGAGCCACCAGCTGCTCCAGATCAAGAAGGTGGCGGGCGGCGGCGGTCTGTACCTCGACCTGCCGGTCGGCGTGAACGGCGACGCCTACGAGGTCTGGCGCCACCGCGATCGGTTCGTGCAGGAGCTCGCCGCGGGCGCGCCGCCCGACGCGCTGTTCCTGGGCGGCCAGGACTGGGGGCTGCCGCCGCTGCACCCCGCCCACGATCGCGCCGCTGGCTACGGCTACCTGCGCGCGTGCGTGGCGACCCACATGCGCCACGCGTCGATGCTGCGCATCGATCACGTCATGGGCCTGTACCGGCTGTACTGCGTGCCGCGCGGGTTCGCCGCCACCGACGGCGCCTACCTGCGCTACCGCGCCGACGAGCTCTACGCGATCTTCACGCTCGAGTCGCACCGCCACCAGTGCGCGCTCGCCGGCGAGGACCTGGGCATCGTGCCGCCCGAGGTGCGCCCGGCGCTGCGCCGCCACGGGATCGCCCGGCTTTACGTCGGCCAGTTCGCGATGCCGGGGAAGGTCGGCCAGGCCATGGCCACGCCCGCGGACGACCAGGTCGCCTCGCTCAACACTCACGACACGCCGACCTTCGCCGGCTGGTGGCGCGGCGGCGATCTCGACGATCAGCGCGACCTCGGGCTGATCGACGACGCGGCCCGGGCCCGGGGGCTGGCCGAGCGCGCGGCCACCCGGGCGGCGCTGCTCGGCGGCGTCGACGACCCGTCCGACGTCGGCGCCGCGGCCGCGATGACCGCGTGCACGCGGGCGCTGGCGGCCAGCCCCGCGCACCTGGTGCTGGTCACCGTCGAGGATCTCTGGCTCGAGCGCGCCAACCAGAACGTGCCGGGCACCAGCACCGAGCGCCCCAACTGGCGGCGGCCGTGGGCGCGGGCGCTCGAGGACGTGCTGGCCGATCCCGCGGTCAACGCGGCGCTCGACGCCGTGGCCGCGGCGCGGCCCGGGCCCGACGCGGCTCCGCGGCAGCGCTGA
- a CDS encoding NADH-quinone oxidoreductase subunit N, producing MNFATGDTLYIAPLLILVLTGLLLVLAEAFYTGRDRTALAAMAVAGGVAAAVASVVLYRHLEPGQHRYLYGEMLVADRLGYVLSALLSVTIALAALVAPAHMRAHDWAIGEYFGILLLAGSGMIMLAHASHLATVFIGIETMSVGVYVMTALRRRSRRGNEAAMKYFLMGAFATGFLVYGMALVYGATGSTSLVAVREHLVSGNLALLTVGMFLMVVAFAFKVAAVPFHMWAPDAYEGAPTPVTAFMAAAVKVAAVAAMIRVFGQFMGGDKLPYGAVGWASPLIVIAGITITVGNIAAIRQDNIKRMLAYSSISHGGVLLVGLCAMGLGSSSGQSALVYYLIAYSLTTMGAFAVVSYVGNKTNERLSIDDWAGLASKHPAAALAMTVCLLSLGGMPPTGGFFAKWYVFKSAMDAQDQQLLWVTIVGVVNSAVSIYYYLRIVTAMYFKDAPGEIAPTRSAGLTFTMALCAVTVLVMGLFPSSWMF from the coding sequence GTGAACTTCGCGACGGGGGATACCCTCTACATCGCGCCTCTCCTGATCCTGGTGCTGACCGGCCTGCTGCTGGTCCTGGCCGAGGCGTTCTACACCGGGCGTGATCGGACCGCCCTGGCCGCGATGGCGGTCGCCGGCGGCGTGGCCGCGGCGGTCGCGTCGGTCGTGCTGTACCGGCACCTCGAGCCGGGCCAGCACCGCTACCTGTACGGCGAGATGCTGGTCGCCGATCGCCTGGGCTACGTGCTGTCGGCGCTGCTGTCGGTGACGATCGCGCTGGCGGCCCTGGTCGCGCCGGCCCACATGCGCGCCCACGACTGGGCCATCGGCGAGTACTTCGGCATCCTGCTCCTGGCCGGCAGCGGCATGATCATGCTGGCGCACGCGTCCCACCTGGCGACGGTGTTCATCGGCATCGAGACCATGTCGGTCGGCGTCTACGTGATGACGGCGTTGCGCCGGCGCTCGCGCCGCGGCAACGAGGCCGCGATGAAGTACTTCCTGATGGGCGCGTTCGCGACCGGGTTCCTGGTCTACGGCATGGCGCTGGTCTATGGCGCGACCGGCTCGACCAGCCTGGTGGCGGTGCGCGAGCACCTGGTGTCGGGCAACCTGGCGCTGCTCACCGTCGGCATGTTCCTGATGGTGGTCGCGTTCGCGTTCAAGGTGGCGGCGGTGCCGTTCCACATGTGGGCGCCGGACGCGTACGAGGGCGCGCCGACGCCGGTGACCGCGTTCATGGCCGCGGCCGTGAAGGTGGCGGCGGTGGCCGCGATGATCCGGGTGTTCGGCCAGTTCATGGGCGGCGACAAGCTGCCGTACGGCGCGGTCGGCTGGGCGTCCCCGCTGATCGTCATCGCGGGCATCACGATCACCGTCGGGAACATCGCCGCGATCCGCCAGGACAACATCAAGCGGATGCTGGCGTACTCGTCGATCTCGCACGGCGGCGTGCTGCTGGTCGGGCTGTGCGCGATGGGCCTGGGCTCGAGCAGCGGCCAGAGCGCGCTGGTCTACTACCTGATCGCGTACTCGCTGACGACCATGGGCGCGTTCGCGGTCGTGAGCTACGTCGGCAACAAGACCAACGAGCGGCTCAGCATCGACGACTGGGCGGGGCTCGCGTCGAAGCACCCGGCCGCGGCGCTGGCCATGACGGTGTGCCTCTTGTCCCTGGGCGGCATGCCGCCCACCGGTGGGTTCTTCGCCAAGTGGTACGTGTTCAAGAGCGCGATGGACGCCCAGGACCAGCAGCTCCTGTGGGTCACGATCGTCGGCGTCGTCAACTCGGCGGTCAGCATCTACTACTACCTGCGCATCGTGACCGCGATGTACTTCAAGGACGCGCCCGGCGAGATCGCGCCGACCAGGTCGGCCGGCCTGACGTTCACGATGGCGCTGTGCGCGGTGACGGTCCTGGTGATGGGCCTGTTCCCGAGCAGCTGGATGTTCTGA
- a CDS encoding NADH-quinone oxidoreductase subunit M — protein sequence MTSAGSFVLPLILALPLLGALFVMLTPRGEGAIARGVGLVVSTVTFLLSLLVLRYFDDKASGYQMVTDATWVSSLGIHFKTGIDGISLWLVLLTTFLTPVTLLAATKSIGKHVREFVAAFLVLETGMLGAFVSLDLFVFYVFWELMLIPMYLMIGIWGGQRRLYASIKFVIYTMVGSLLMLVAIFYLYVQHGQVTGIYTTELVHITATGQKLGLGQLVLPHDAQVWCFAAFALAFAIKIPLFPLHTWLPDAHVEAPTPGSVILAGVLLKLGIYGFIRLAMPLFPHGAAVLAPYIAILAVIGIIYGAVVAFAQDDVKKLVAYSSVSHLGFCALGLFSLTVSGIEGSIYAMLSHGLTTGGLFLGIGMLYERRHTRRLSEYGGIWKQMPLFSGLYLLIVMGSAGLPGLSGFVGEFLSLFGTFNAADTFPSNWPHYLPAPRLLAAIATTGVILGAIYLLFMFQKVFFGPLDKAKNGDLPDLDRREKIVLIPLCVLIVVLGFFPRPFLAKMEPSVKAFLSEYHAKLALPNGPARMVGADLSPTELKAQLDGAADRLDDVARRLGAQAAPQQKVGGQP from the coding sequence ATGACCAGCGCTGGGAGTTTCGTGCTGCCCCTGATCCTGGCGCTGCCGCTGCTCGGCGCGCTGTTCGTGATGTTGACCCCGCGCGGCGAGGGCGCGATCGCTCGCGGCGTCGGCCTCGTGGTCTCGACCGTCACGTTCCTGCTGTCGCTCCTGGTGCTGCGCTACTTCGACGACAAGGCCAGCGGCTACCAGATGGTGACCGACGCGACCTGGGTGTCGAGCCTCGGCATCCACTTCAAGACCGGCATCGACGGCATCTCGCTGTGGCTGGTGCTGCTGACCACGTTCCTGACGCCGGTGACGCTCCTGGCGGCGACCAAGTCGATCGGCAAGCACGTGCGCGAGTTCGTGGCCGCGTTCCTGGTGCTCGAGACCGGCATGCTGGGCGCGTTCGTGTCGCTCGACCTGTTCGTGTTCTACGTGTTCTGGGAGCTGATGCTGATCCCGATGTACCTGATGATCGGCATCTGGGGCGGGCAGCGCCGGCTCTACGCGTCGATCAAGTTCGTCATCTACACGATGGTCGGCTCGCTCTTGATGCTGGTCGCGATCTTCTACCTGTACGTCCAGCACGGCCAGGTCACCGGCATCTACACCACCGAGCTGGTCCACATCACCGCGACCGGCCAGAAGCTCGGCCTGGGGCAGCTGGTCCTGCCGCACGACGCGCAGGTCTGGTGCTTCGCCGCGTTCGCGCTGGCGTTCGCGATCAAGATCCCGCTGTTCCCGCTGCACACCTGGTTGCCCGACGCCCACGTCGAGGCGCCGACGCCCGGCTCGGTGATCCTGGCCGGCGTGCTGCTCAAGCTCGGCATCTACGGGTTCATCCGCCTGGCCATGCCGCTGTTCCCGCACGGGGCCGCGGTGCTGGCGCCGTACATCGCGATCCTGGCGGTGATCGGCATCATCTACGGCGCGGTGGTCGCGTTCGCGCAGGACGACGTCAAGAAGCTGGTCGCGTACTCGTCGGTGTCGCACCTCGGGTTCTGCGCGCTGGGCCTGTTCTCGCTGACGGTGTCCGGCATCGAGGGCTCGATCTACGCGATGCTCTCGCACGGCCTCACCACCGGCGGCCTGTTCCTCGGCATCGGCATGTTGTACGAGCGCCGCCACACCCGGCGGCTGTCGGAGTACGGCGGCATCTGGAAGCAGATGCCGTTGTTCAGCGGCCTGTACCTGCTGATCGTCATGGGCTCGGCCGGCCTGCCGGGCCTGTCGGGGTTCGTCGGCGAGTTCCTGTCGCTGTTCGGGACGTTCAACGCCGCCGACACCTTCCCGAGCAACTGGCCGCACTACCTGCCGGCGCCGCGGCTGCTGGCGGCGATCGCCACGACCGGCGTGATCCTCGGCGCGATCTACCTCCTGTTCATGTTCCAGAAGGTGTTCTTCGGCCCGCTCGACAAGGCCAAGAACGGGGACCTCCCCGATCTCGACCGGCGCGAGAAGATCGTGTTGATCCCGCTGTGCGTGCTGATCGTCGTGCTCGGGTTCTTCCCGAGGCCGTTCCTCGCCAAGATGGAGCCGTCGGTGAAGGCGTTCCTGTCCGAGTACCACGCCAAGCTGGCGCTGCCGAACGGGCCCGCCCGGATGGTCGGCGCCGACCTGTCGCCGACCGAGCTCAAGGCGCAGCTCGACGGCGCCGCGGACCGGCTCGATGACGTCGCCCGGCGCCTGGGCGCTCAGGCCGCGCCCCAGCAGAAGGTCGGAGGTCAGCCGTGA
- the nuoL gene encoding NADH-quinone oxidoreductase subunit L, which yields MDTVKFLWVVPFLPLAGAFLNLVLGKRLSRQTVHFIAVASVAASFFTALYLVAGPLREAYGVWAHDGKRGVFELHEHLWTWIQAGDLRVDLAFRLDALASVMILIVTFCSTLIHIYSTGYMEHEPRYAAYFGYLNLFTGAMLILVLGANMPVMFIGWEGVGLCSFLLIGFWFENEAFATAGRKAFVVNRIGDFAFLLGMFLLWWATHKVDGGASLDFKMLREVATAHPEIYEQKFWFDERLAAAAGILLFIGAAGKSAQLPLYVWLPDAMAGPTPVSALIHAATMVTAGVYMVARMSFLFASSTTAMAVVATVGMLTALAAAFMAFAQTDLKKVLAYSTVSQLGFMFVGVGTGNWSAGIFHLMTHAFFKAGLFLGAGSVMHGMDGSGDIRIMGGLKKYMPITRWTFLIYCLAIAGVPLTSGFFSKDEILAGAWASHHDGWPVFYGKMLWGGLTVAALGTAFYMWRLYFLVFEGEYRGKAQVAHPHESPLAMTGPLMVLAALALISGFIGIPHIIHVGGTAGDVLHFLPNWVGLSTRPMELHLAKGTTIALLITASAVGLAGIGLAYALYGKGPSKAVERFTAGAGKGLYEASKHKLWVDELYDLALVKPFRALARGTFEIVDRFMIDTVLVNGVGLAMSTFSRIARWIQNGQVQRYLVGIVFGAAAIFFLTSRGDHPSFSYREVPGGIEFRAEPGHGLRTGAAVQWDFDGDGQPDPGETAPVVVKLPGDVGSRVTLFVVDPVWGDKAKDGTPKNLARVTRKVTLRAPTTPATAPAGGVQ from the coding sequence ATGGATACCGTCAAGTTCCTCTGGGTCGTCCCGTTCCTGCCGCTGGCGGGCGCGTTCCTCAACCTGGTCCTCGGCAAGCGCCTGTCGCGCCAGACCGTCCACTTCATCGCCGTGGCCTCGGTCGCGGCCTCGTTCTTCACCGCGCTGTACCTGGTCGCCGGCCCGCTGCGCGAGGCCTACGGCGTCTGGGCCCACGACGGCAAGCGCGGCGTGTTCGAGCTGCACGAGCACCTCTGGACCTGGATCCAGGCCGGCGACCTCCGGGTCGACCTGGCGTTCCGGCTCGACGCGCTCGCGAGCGTGATGATCCTGATCGTCACGTTCTGCTCGACGCTCATCCACATCTACTCGACCGGCTACATGGAGCACGAGCCGCGCTACGCGGCGTACTTCGGCTACCTGAACCTGTTCACCGGCGCGATGCTGATCCTGGTCCTGGGCGCGAACATGCCGGTCATGTTCATCGGCTGGGAGGGCGTCGGGCTGTGCTCGTTCCTGCTGATCGGCTTCTGGTTCGAGAACGAGGCGTTCGCGACCGCCGGCCGCAAGGCCTTCGTCGTCAACCGCATCGGCGACTTCGCGTTCCTGCTGGGCATGTTCCTCCTGTGGTGGGCGACCCACAAGGTCGACGGCGGCGCCAGCCTCGACTTCAAGATGCTGCGCGAGGTCGCGACCGCGCACCCCGAGATCTACGAGCAGAAGTTCTGGTTCGACGAGCGCCTCGCCGCCGCCGCCGGGATCCTGCTGTTCATCGGCGCCGCCGGCAAGAGCGCGCAGCTGCCGCTGTACGTGTGGCTGCCCGACGCCATGGCCGGCCCGACGCCGGTGTCGGCGCTCATCCACGCCGCGACGATGGTCACCGCCGGCGTCTACATGGTCGCGCGGATGTCGTTCCTGTTCGCGTCGTCGACCACCGCGATGGCGGTCGTGGCCACGGTCGGCATGCTGACCGCGCTCGCGGCCGCGTTCATGGCCTTCGCCCAGACCGATCTGAAGAAGGTGCTGGCGTACTCGACGGTCAGCCAGCTCGGCTTCATGTTCGTCGGCGTCGGCACCGGCAACTGGAGCGCCGGCATCTTCCACCTGATGACCCACGCGTTCTTCAAGGCCGGCCTGTTCCTGGGCGCGGGCTCGGTCATGCACGGCATGGACGGCTCGGGCGACATCCGCATCATGGGCGGGCTCAAGAAGTACATGCCGATCACCCGGTGGACGTTCCTGATCTACTGCCTGGCGATCGCCGGCGTGCCGCTGACCTCGGGCTTCTTCTCGAAGGACGAGATCCTGGCTGGGGCCTGGGCCTCGCACCACGACGGCTGGCCGGTGTTCTACGGCAAGATGCTCTGGGGCGGCCTGACCGTGGCCGCGCTCGGCACGGCGTTCTACATGTGGCGCCTGTACTTCCTCGTGTTCGAGGGCGAGTACCGCGGCAAGGCGCAGGTCGCGCACCCGCACGAGTCGCCGCTGGCGATGACCGGCCCGCTGATGGTGCTGGCCGCGCTGGCGCTGATCTCGGGCTTCATCGGCATCCCGCACATCATCCACGTCGGCGGCACCGCCGGGGACGTCCTGCACTTCCTGCCCAACTGGGTCGGGCTGTCGACGCGGCCGATGGAGCTGCACCTGGCCAAGGGCACGACGATCGCGCTGCTGATCACGGCGAGCGCGGTCGGGCTGGCCGGCATCGGCCTGGCCTACGCGCTCTACGGCAAGGGCCCGTCGAAGGCGGTCGAGCGGTTCACGGCTGGCGCCGGCAAGGGCCTGTACGAGGCGTCCAAGCACAAGCTCTGGGTCGACGAGCTCTACGACCTGGCGCTGGTCAAGCCGTTCCGGGCGCTGGCCCGGGGCACGTTCGAGATCGTCGATCGCTTCATGATCGACACCGTCCTGGTCAACGGCGTGGGCCTGGCGATGTCGACGTTCTCGCGCATCGCGCGCTGGATCCAGAACGGCCAGGTCCAGCGCTACCTGGTCGGCATCGTGTTCGGCGCCGCGGCGATCTTCTTTCTGACCTCGCGCGGTGACCACCCGAGCTTCAGCTACCGGGAGGTCCCGGGCGGCATCGAGTTCCGGGCCGAGCCCGGCCACGGCCTGCGCACCGGCGCCGCGGTGCAGTGGGACTTCGACGGCGACGGTCAGCCCGATCCGGGCGAGACCGCGCCGGTGGTGGTCAAGCTGCCCGGCGACGTCGGCAGCCGCGTGACCTTGTTCGTCGTCGACCCGGTGTGGGGCGACAAGGCCAAGGACGGCACGCCCAAGAACCTGGCGCGCGTGACCCGGAAGGTGACGCTGCGCGCGCCCACGACACCGGCCACGGCTCCGGCCGGAGGTGTCCAATGA
- the nuoK gene encoding NADH-quinone oxidoreductase subunit NuoK codes for MPDLSQVLSEVGYGHFLVLGAVLFAIGVGGVLFRRNVLIIMMSIELMLNAANLTILTFARMHGDMGGHSFAMIVIAVAAAEVAVGLAIVVAIFRGRRHIDVERMNILKH; via the coding sequence ATGCCGGACCTGTCGCAGGTGCTGTCCGAGGTCGGCTACGGGCACTTCCTCGTGCTCGGGGCCGTGCTGTTCGCCATCGGCGTCGGCGGGGTGCTGTTCCGCCGCAACGTGCTCATCATCATGATGAGCATCGAGCTGATGCTCAACGCCGCCAACCTCACCATCCTGACCTTCGCGCGCATGCACGGCGACATGGGTGGGCACTCGTTCGCGATGATCGTGATCGCCGTGGCCGCCGCCGAGGTGGCGGTCGGGCTGGCCATCGTCGTCGCGATCTTCCGCGGCCGGCGTCACATCGACGTCGAACGCATGAACATCCTCAAGCACTAG